GGTGGCGGGGTGGCGGTGCGGTCGGGGTAGCCGGCGGCGGCGCGCAGTTCCCGCGCGTACGCCTGCGGGGTGCCCAGCCGTCCGGTCAGCGCGGCGGCCGAGGAGGCGTCGCCCAGTTCCTCGGCGACCTCGGCCACGTGCGCCTCGGCGTCGTCCATGATCTCGCCCACCTCGGCCGGGGGCAGGTCGGACAGCTCGTCGCGCATGCGGGCCAGGTAGTCCCGCACCTCGGTGTTCGTCTGCGTGTTCATGCGGATTCCCCCACAAGGTCGTCGAGCGCCTGTGCGAACGACCTCCAGGTCCGGCCCGATTCGAGCAGGCGGGCCCGGCCGGGTTCGTTGAGGCTGTAGTACTTGCGGTGCGGGCCCTCTTCGCTGGGCACGACGTACGAGGTGAGCAGGCCGGCGTTGTAGAGCCGGCGCAGGGTGCCGTAGACCGACGCGTCGCCCACGCCGTCCAGCCCGCCCTGGCGCAGGCGGCGCAGCACGTCGTAGCCGTAGCCGTCCTCCTTGCGGAGCACGGCGAGGACGGCGAGGTCCAGCACCCCCTTGAGCAGCTGACTGGTGTCCATGACCCTCCCCGGTGGTGTGCGTCGGATACTACTACGGAATGCGCAGTACCGTGTAGAGGGAGTAGGGAGCCGGTGCGTGGGACGCGAGGTGCCGATGGCGTTCGGCGATGTCGGCGGAACCTGAGCCGCTCCGTGGTTCAGGTGGGCAGGAGTCGGAGGGCTGCTCGGGAGGCGGGTGGTCGCGGTCGCCCGCTCACCCGTCGCTCCCGGACTCGTTCTCCGCATCGGTCCCGGGGACGGGGTTGCGCGGCATCCTCGGGGGAGGGGGGATGCTCGCCTCGTCGACTTGGGCGCGCAGTTCGGCTATCCGGGTAGGCGCGTCCTCCAGCACCACCAGCCTGCGCCACCTCTGCAATCGGTAAGCGGCCTCGATGGCGGCCAGGTAGAGCAGCACGCAGGAAAGGACACCGGCCGCGCACCACACCGGAGCCGACCAGTGCGATCGCCCGGTCGCCCAGTACACGCCCAGTGCGGCCACCGCCGCGCTCGTGCCCGCCCCGACCAGGAACGCGTGCGGGAGCGTGAGCCAGGGGGACGCGGCGCGCAACCAGGTGATCCGCTTCCGGTTCGCCAACTCCCGCAGCACGGTCAGGGTCTCGCCGACCTGGTCGAGGACGTAATACGCCTTGTCCCGTTGGATCCTGTTCAACGAGGGCGAGTGCTCGACGAGGTGGCGTGTCACGTCGTCCAGCGCACCGCGCACGCTCGCGGGATTCACCTTCAGCTCTGGTTGCGGCCACGCGCGTGCGGCGCGGTACGTCCGCAGCCACGGCACGCCCATCGTGATCACGATGCCGACCACCACAGCCACCATCAGCATGCGCGCCCGGGGGTCGAGCACGCGATCCGTGAGCAGCACGAAGATCGCGAGCGCGGTGATCACCAGGCCGACTATGACGTTGACCTTGAGGTCTCGCGGCAGCGCGGTGGATTCGTGGTCGAGCCCGTCGACGAACTTCCGCGCCGCGTAGGTCGTGCCCAAGGTGGCTGCGGGCACGAACAGCGCGAAGACCGAGGCCCCAGCCAGAGCGGCGAGCCACACGGCGCGCAGACCCGTGGTGGGGAGGAACGCGAACACTCCCGCGAGGAGGGCCGCTGCTCCCAGCAGCCACGCCGTGGGCAGCTCCGGCCACTTGCGCGGACGGCTGATCCGAGGCGCCACGCGTTCCGGCAACTCGGTCGGCGAGAGGAAGCCTTCCACCTCCTGGATCAGCGTCCTGACATCGCGCTCCCAGTTGCCGAAGCTGATCCGGCGCAGCTGCTTGTAGGCGAACGGCCTGATGTCCTCCGGCAGGGCGGCCGGATCGGGCAGCCCGGCGTTGTCGATCAGCACGGGCAGGATGTGCTTGCCCTCTTCGAGCGCTGTCCCGATCTCGTAGCGAACCCAGTCGTCCTCGTCCTTGTCCAAGCGGTCCTGCAGGTCGCGCCACCACTCCCGGTGCATCACCACGACGAGCAGCGTGCTGCTGTGCAGCTCCCTGCGCAGGGCGTCCGGGTAGTGCTCGCCGGCCCGCATCCCGGTGTCCAGGAAGACCTGGTGAGGACCGAAGTGGCGGCGCAGCCGCTCGACCACCGCTTCGACGACCTGCACGTGCGGAAGCCTCTCCGACACCTTGTTCCTGGTGCCGTTCTGGCGGTAGTTGACGAAGACGACCTCACGCGGCACGTCAAGCCCCCTCGGCGAACACGACCTGGAAACCGAGCGCCTGCAACACCCTCGTCAGCATGGCCCTGGTGTTCTCGTCGGCGCGCTCGGTCAGACCGGACTCCCGGGCAGCAGTCGCGAGGCGCTCCTCGGCGACGACGTAGAACCGCTGCTGGTCGGGCACGTCGATGATCGCGCCGAGCCGGTTGAGCAGCCCGCGTTCCTGGCTGAAGACATAGCTCCGGTCCTGGTCGAGGTTCGGTTCGTCCAGCACTGCTTCCGGCAGCCTCAACTCCACCGACTTGCCGTCCGCCGACAGCACCAACGCGTCGTCGGCGAGGCCGCCGAAGTCGACGAACGCGTTCACCGAGCCCGCCGCGACGAACAGGGTCCGTTTTCCCGCCAGCACCGCCGGCACCCACTCGACGTCCTGCTCGATGTCGATGACCACCTGGTAGTCGCCGGCCGCCGCGTGGTACTGGCTCAGCTCGCGGACGGCTCGGAGCACCGCCGGTTGGCTGCGGTCGACCTCTTCGACCCCGAACGGGGAGAGCGACGGCAGCGCTCCCGAGAGCTGGAGCACCGCCGCGGCTACCACGAGCACGGCGACTGCGGCCAGCGCCCGTTTCACCTGGGAAAGCCTCATGACCGAATTGTGTCGACGGGCCGTGTGTCATCAAAGGTCAGAACGGTGACAGTGGTTGACACTTCGGGGCCGCACCACGAGCCGCTACGGTTTGGCGGCGACGGCCTCCTCGCGGAGACCGATCGACAGGAGACCGCACACGCTCCCCGCGTGCCGGATGTCGCCGTTGGTGACCAGTTCCAGCGCCTTCGGGAAGGACAGCCAGTGCAGATAGAGATCGGCCTCGCCCGCCTCCCTGGCCGCCGTGCCGAACGTCAGGTCGGTGGCGAGGAAGACGTGGTCGACGTGGTTGGTGAAGCTGTCCGCGCCGTTGACCCGGCCGATGGGCTCCCAGCGCGCGGCGCGAACACCGGTTTCCTCGGCCAGTTCCCGCTCCGCCGCGGCACGGGGGGTGTCGTCGGAGGCATCCACCGCGCCCGCGGGTAGCCGCCACTGCCGGTTGTTGTGGGTGTAGATCCACTGCCTCGTCACGGCGACCCGACCGCGGTGATCGAGAGCGACGATCGTGACCGATCCGGGAGACACGACGTGGTGGTACACGTCATGCACGCCGTCGGGGCGGATGACGGAGTCCTCGTGAACCTCGAACCAGGGCGTGGTGCGCACCGTGCGCGTGTCGAGTCGTCGCCATGCCGGGAGGTTTTCGCGGTCCATCGGACAATCCAAACACGTCCTCTCATCGAATGCGAAGGGTTCCCATTTTGGCCGGGATCTTCATCAACTACCGAACCGATTCGAACCCTGGGCACTTCCAGCGGCTGTTGGAGTTGCGCGCGGTGCTGGAGGAGGTCTTCGGGGAAGGTTCGGTGTTCCTCGACGTTCGGTCGATCGACGCGGGAGGCGATTACCCGCCGTGGATACGCGAGCGGTTGGACGACGCCCAGATCGTGCTCGCCGTGATCCACCCCGGGTGGCGCGAGGCCTTGCTGGGGAGGATGGCCTCCGGTGGGCTCGACTGGGTGCGCGACGAACTGCGGATCGCGTTCGAGAACGGCAAGGTCGTCATCCCCGTGCTCGTCGGCGGCGCGACGCACGCCGAGTGGGACGACTTGCCTCCTGACCTGGCGCTGCTCTCCCGCCGGCAAGGGCGACGGTTGGAAGGCCGGGCCGACGCCGAGGCGCTCGCCGAGGAGCTGACGCTCCAGTACGACGAGGGTTTCGAGCAGTTCCCGCCGGAGCGCACCGGCTCGTCGGAACCGCGTCGGGGCGCCAAGTACCTCGTCGCCGCGGCGGTCGTGCTCGGGATCGCCGCCGGCCGAGCGGGGATGCCGTTGTTGGGGGAACTCACCGCCGCCTACTCGGTCCTCGCCATGCTGGCCTGGTGCGTCGTCGTGTCCGTGATGTTCGCCCTCAGGAAGGGGGTGACCGCGGCCGAGCAGGTGGTGCACCCGTTGTCGTGGCGCGACTACAACCTCAGGGTTGGGGTGCCGATCGGTTTCCTGTTCATCCTGTTCGCCGCTTTCCTCTTGGCGGGTGCGACCGATCCGAACCTGCTGGGGTTCGTGCTGTCCGCCTTCGCGCTGATCACCACGGGGCAGGTGGCCGTGCTGCTGTTGAGGTCGAGGCGCTTGCAGCAGCGGCGGCTCGACCACTGGCCGATGGCGCTGTCCACGCCGGTGACGGCGATCGCCCTGCGAGCGGACATGGCCCGTCTCGACCACCGGCTGCTCGAGTGGGAGCGCAACGGCAAGCGGCTCCCCTTCGCGTTGCGAGTGCGGTGTCGGGCCGCGATCGAGGACCTCCGCCGGGGACTGCGGTTGTTGGCGCGCGACGGCCGCCGCTCCCGCCTTCGGTGGGCGTTGGCCGACCAC
This region of Saccharothrix longispora genomic DNA includes:
- a CDS encoding PadR family transcriptional regulator, which codes for MDTSQLLKGVLDLAVLAVLRKEDGYGYDVLRRLRQGGLDGVGDASVYGTLRRLYNAGLLTSYVVPSEEGPHRKYYSLNEPGRARLLESGRTWRSFAQALDDLVGESA
- a CDS encoding TIR domain-containing protein; this translates as MPREVVFVNYRQNGTRNKVSERLPHVQVVEAVVERLRRHFGPHQVFLDTGMRAGEHYPDALRRELHSSTLLVVVMHREWWRDLQDRLDKDEDDWVRYEIGTALEEGKHILPVLIDNAGLPDPAALPEDIRPFAYKQLRRISFGNWERDVRTLIQEVEGFLSPTELPERVAPRISRPRKWPELPTAWLLGAAALLAGVFAFLPTTGLRAVWLAALAGASVFALFVPAATLGTTYAARKFVDGLDHESTALPRDLKVNVIVGLVITALAIFVLLTDRVLDPRARMLMVAVVVGIVITMGVPWLRTYRAARAWPQPELKVNPASVRGALDDVTRHLVEHSPSLNRIQRDKAYYVLDQVGETLTVLRELANRKRITWLRAASPWLTLPHAFLVGAGTSAAVAALGVYWATGRSHWSAPVWCAAGVLSCVLLYLAAIEAAYRLQRWRRLVVLEDAPTRIAELRAQVDEASIPPPPRMPRNPVPGTDAENESGSDG
- a CDS encoding DUF4230 domain-containing protein; the protein is MRLSQVKRALAAVAVLVVAAAVLQLSGALPSLSPFGVEEVDRSQPAVLRAVRELSQYHAAAGDYQVVIDIEQDVEWVPAVLAGKRTLFVAAGSVNAFVDFGGLADDALVLSADGKSVELRLPEAVLDEPNLDQDRSYVFSQERGLLNRLGAIIDVPDQQRFYVVAEERLATAARESGLTERADENTRAMLTRVLQALGFQVVFAEGA
- a CDS encoding NUDIX hydrolase; the encoded protein is MDRENLPAWRRLDTRTVRTTPWFEVHEDSVIRPDGVHDVYHHVVSPGSVTIVALDHRGRVAVTRQWIYTHNNRQWRLPAGAVDASDDTPRAAAERELAEETGVRAARWEPIGRVNGADSFTNHVDHVFLATDLTFGTAAREAGEADLYLHWLSFPKALELVTNGDIRHAGSVCGLLSIGLREEAVAAKP
- a CDS encoding toll/interleukin-1 receptor domain-containing protein, encoding MRRVPILAGIFINYRTDSNPGHFQRLLELRAVLEEVFGEGSVFLDVRSIDAGGDYPPWIRERLDDAQIVLAVIHPGWREALLGRMASGGLDWVRDELRIAFENGKVVIPVLVGGATHAEWDDLPPDLALLSRRQGRRLEGRADAEALAEELTLQYDEGFEQFPPERTGSSEPRRGAKYLVAAAVVLGIAAGRAGMPLLGELTAAYSVLAMLAWCVVVSVMFALRKGVTAAEQVVHPLSWRDYNLRVGVPIGFLFILFAAFLLAGATDPNLLGFVLSAFALITTGQVAVLLLRSRRLQQRRLDHWPMALSTPVTAIALRADMARLDHRLLEWERNGKRLPFALRVRCRAAIEDLRRGLRLLARDGRRSRLRWALADHPVRSAVVASWFAATMAPGSLRPLGIALALGAVGLAVELSYRHQRWVRWAVAREVRNHTNELRSRWSVLERRRS